In bacterium, the following are encoded in one genomic region:
- a CDS encoding crossover junction endodeoxyribonuclease RuvC — protein sequence MLVLGIDPGLKASGVAIIDHNYNIKFSETLYTEAGGLGERLNVIYEGISKVLEDWNPDVVVIESTIYYRNVKTALTLGAVRGTFLLAVAQRGIEVAEISPTKVKVSLTGQGRARKKQVAYMVKNLVKLNKDLTEHEFDAVGVCIAYLRSLKNALRLRR from the coding sequence ATGTTGGTTTTAGGAATTGACCCCGGATTGAAGGCAAGTGGCGTTGCCATCATTGACCACAATTATAACATTAAGTTTTCTGAAACTCTTTATACCGAGGCAGGAGGCTTGGGTGAGCGTCTGAATGTTATTTACGAAGGAATCAGTAAGGTGCTTGAAGATTGGAACCCTGATGTGGTTGTGATAGAGAGCACTATCTATTATAGGAATGTAAAAACAGCCCTTACACTTGGTGCAGTGAGGGGGACCTTTCTTCTTGCGGTTGCACAGAGGGGAATTGAAGTTGCAGAAATTTCCCCAACCAAAGTAAAGGTTAGCCTTACTGGGCAGGGAAGAGCAAGGAAGAAGCAGGTTGCCTATATGGTTAAGAATCTGGTGAAGCTTAATAAAGACTTGACAGAACATGAATTTGATGCCGTTGGGGTGTGTATTGCTTATTTGAGGAGTCTAAAAAATGCTTTACGCCTTAGAAGGTAA
- a CDS encoding rod shape-determining protein MreC, which produces MFLLLTIFVNISGVKEQVALVLSKSFYFPFIYTRNLLLLLSNVERRSIQLSIENQRLREQLNSKDFAENNVVDTSINSFIGEIFQYFPMGIPEEILVKVKSKKIGDLVEGTVVDLNGYLIGKVEMQIGEQVRIKTIYNESFKVGVESINPYYTGILQGGEFPMVLYIPVDAEIHTGDTIYTSRLSSYAKPYAPVGVVKNYQKDIDNPIFYRAKIEPFFKPFTSRIVVIYGKSKN; this is translated from the coding sequence TTGTTTTTATTACTAACGATTTTCGTTAACATAAGTGGCGTAAAGGAGCAAGTGGCATTAGTGCTATCAAAATCCTTTTATTTTCCCTTCATTTACACACGCAATCTCTTACTTTTACTCTCTAACGTAGAAAGGCGTTCAATTCAACTCAGCATTGAGAATCAAAGGCTAAGAGAACAACTCAATAGTAAAGATTTTGCTGAAAACAATGTTGTTGATACATCAATCAATTCGTTCATAGGAGAAATCTTTCAATACTTTCCTATGGGAATCCCTGAGGAAATATTGGTCAAAGTTAAATCTAAAAAAATAGGAGATTTAGTTGAAGGTACCGTTGTTGATTTAAATGGCTATCTGATAGGGAAAGTCGAAATGCAAATAGGAGAGCAAGTCAGGATAAAAACAATTTATAACGAAAGCTTTAAAGTGGGAGTTGAGTCAATCAATCCATACTATACAGGAATTCTGCAGGGCGGAGAATTTCCAATGGTTTTATACATACCCGTTGACGCAGAAATTCACACGGGAGACACAATTTACACTTCCCGACTCTCAAGTTATGCAAAGCCTTACGCTCCAGTTGGTGTGGTGAAAAACTACCAGAAAGACATTGATAATCCAATTTTTTACAGAGCAAAAATCGAACCGTTCTTCAAGCCTTTTACCTCAAGGATTGTTGTGATCTATGGAAAATCAAAAAATTAG
- the mutS gene encoding DNA mismatch repair protein MutS — protein MYQTPLLTQYRTLKEKNKDTLLAFRIGDFYEFLYDDAHVASKVLGITLTSKPLYKNHRAPLAGIPAKAAWQYFEKLVKNGYKVAICEQLGEGKKLMEREVVEILTPGTFYHPDFSDETEHIFIGSLTLLKGKGAIAIADIGTGEIFVEGGTLEELMNRIETYNIQEILVEDDLYFELKDRYALNYTRIASTLLSRDSIVEKICKFFGVPDIKIINLHDDLPELRAIFNLINYLEEKKPGMLSHLRTIKRIDTDKILKIDAKTAKHLELLEKPYGAQDDTLYYHLKETITPQGSRYLKETILTPPRDANLINERLCKVEFFLTNQEKHKKVREQLKKISDLERIISRFSTQKFHIRDFLRLLESIKAFKEIENLLKGEELFAFPLTSENFELLMRKIESTIEEDPPATPPGWVRSGVNKELDELKFLLTHSKEKLLEMEIRERERTGIPNLRIGYNQVFGFYYEVTKSHLDKVPPYFIRKQTLQNAERFYTEELKELEEKLLSAEEKTVSIEKEIVENLRNSVLNFSKEIVALTEFVKELDLIQAFAEVSRTYKYTKPVFTTSTKLLIKEGRHPVVEKNLKSAFIPNDTVLDTESNILYIITGPNMSGKSTYLRQVAIIMIMAHMGCFVPASYAEIPLTDRIFARIGASDDITKGVSTFMAEMLETAEIMRNATSNSMLILDEIGRGTSTTDGIAIAWACVEYIVEKIKAKTLFATHYHELSEISRIHPEVKNYHMKVAEWEGNVVFLRKLVEGVANKSYGIHVAALSGLPEEVIERAREIASQLERKESELIKRIRSNIKQLNLFEREEVTKNQCKICEMLSTIDVDGISPREALNLLYKLKEELNKCSGS, from the coding sequence ATGTATCAGACACCACTTCTTACCCAGTACAGAACCTTGAAAGAGAAAAACAAGGACACTTTGTTAGCCTTTAGAATTGGCGACTTTTATGAGTTTCTTTACGATGATGCACATGTAGCTTCAAAGGTATTAGGCATAACCCTTACATCCAAACCTCTTTATAAAAACCACAGGGCACCCCTTGCAGGCATTCCCGCAAAGGCAGCCTGGCAATATTTCGAAAAATTAGTAAAAAACGGCTATAAGGTTGCAATCTGTGAACAACTCGGCGAAGGTAAAAAATTGATGGAACGAGAAGTTGTTGAAATATTGACTCCAGGAACTTTTTATCATCCAGATTTTAGCGATGAAACTGAACACATATTTATTGGCTCTTTGACACTTTTGAAGGGGAAGGGGGCTATTGCCATAGCGGATATAGGTACAGGAGAAATCTTTGTAGAAGGAGGCACTCTGGAAGAGCTAATGAACCGTATAGAAACTTACAACATTCAGGAAATCCTGGTGGAAGATGATCTTTACTTTGAGCTGAAGGACAGATATGCACTTAATTACACAAGAATTGCATCAACGCTTCTATCCAGAGATTCAATTGTAGAAAAAATCTGCAAATTCTTCGGCGTTCCAGACATAAAGATTATAAATTTGCACGATGACCTGCCTGAGCTTCGTGCAATATTCAATCTAATAAACTATTTGGAAGAGAAAAAACCTGGAATGCTTAGTCACCTAAGAACCATCAAGCGAATTGACACCGATAAAATTCTAAAAATTGATGCTAAAACAGCAAAACATCTCGAGCTATTAGAAAAACCCTATGGAGCGCAAGACGATACCCTTTATTACCACCTAAAGGAGACAATAACTCCCCAAGGAAGTCGATACTTAAAAGAAACTATTTTGACTCCACCAAGGGATGCAAATTTAATTAATGAAAGACTATGCAAAGTTGAGTTCTTCTTAACAAACCAAGAAAAACATAAAAAGGTCCGAGAGCAATTAAAAAAAATTTCCGATTTGGAAAGAATCATCTCCAGATTTTCCACTCAAAAATTTCACATTAGAGACTTCTTAAGACTTCTTGAAAGTATTAAAGCCTTCAAAGAAATTGAGAATTTACTTAAAGGCGAGGAATTGTTTGCCTTCCCTTTAACATCAGAAAATTTTGAACTTTTGATGAGAAAGATTGAGTCTACCATTGAAGAGGATCCACCTGCTACCCCTCCGGGGTGGGTAAGAAGTGGTGTGAACAAGGAACTTGACGAATTGAAATTTCTCTTAACGCATTCCAAAGAAAAACTTCTGGAAATGGAGATAAGAGAAAGAGAACGAACAGGAATTCCAAACCTGAGAATTGGCTACAACCAAGTTTTTGGTTTTTACTATGAGGTAACAAAATCACACCTTGATAAGGTTCCCCCGTATTTCATCAGAAAACAAACTCTTCAAAATGCCGAGAGGTTCTATACTGAAGAGCTTAAAGAACTTGAAGAAAAGCTCCTATCGGCAGAAGAGAAAACCGTCTCCATTGAAAAAGAAATTGTTGAAAACCTCAGAAATTCTGTCTTAAATTTTTCAAAGGAAATTGTGGCTTTAACTGAATTTGTAAAAGAACTGGATTTAATTCAGGCTTTTGCAGAGGTTTCAAGAACATACAAATACACCAAACCCGTTTTTACAACGAGCACCAAGTTGCTTATAAAAGAAGGAAGACATCCGGTAGTGGAAAAAAACCTGAAATCTGCCTTTATTCCTAATGACACAGTGTTGGATACGGAAAGCAATATACTCTACATTATCACGGGTCCAAATATGTCAGGAAAATCAACCTATCTAAGGCAAGTAGCCATCATAATGATAATGGCCCATATGGGATGCTTCGTCCCTGCCTCTTATGCTGAAATCCCTCTTACCGACAGAATATTTGCAAGAATTGGGGCATCCGACGATATTACAAAAGGGGTTTCAACCTTTATGGCCGAAATGCTTGAAACTGCTGAGATAATGAGAAACGCAACCTCCAATTCAATGCTTATTCTTGATGAAATTGGTCGTGGCACCTCAACCACCGATGGCATTGCAATAGCTTGGGCATGTGTTGAATATATCGTTGAAAAAATTAAAGCAAAAACCCTCTTCGCAACTCATTACCATGAACTTTCAGAGATTTCGCGAATACATCCAGAGGTAAAAAACTATCACATGAAAGTGGCGGAGTGGGAAGGAAATGTAGTTTTTCTGCGAAAACTTGTAGAGGGAGTCGCAAATAAAAGTTATGGAATTCATGTTGCTGCCCTTTCTGGACTTCCAGAAGAAGTTATCGAGCGAGCAAGAGAAATAGCAAGCCAGTTGGAAAGAAAGGAAAGCGAGCTTATAAAGAGAATAAGGTCCAACATTAAACAGCTCAACCTCTTTGAAAGAGAAGAGGTAACAAAAAACCAATGTAAAATCTGCGAAATGTTATCGACTATCGATGTTGATGGAATAAGTCCGAGAGAAGCTTTAAACTTACTTTACAAACTTAAGGAGGAATTGAATAAATGTTCCGGTTCCTAA
- a CDS encoding rod shape-determining protein — protein MFRFLKGLISFLKNEIAIDLGTSSTLIYVKGKGVVLDEPSVVSMDLYTGKIISCGIEAKKMLGKTPETVVAKRPMKDGVIADFDMVQEMIIYFLNKVLEKNILIRPVVLISVPSGITDVERRAVRDAALLAGVQKVHMVSEPVAAAVGLGLPIEEPVGNMVIDIGAGTTEIAVISLSGIVVNKSIRTAGDEMDEAIATYIKEKYRIAIGEQTAEEIKIKLGNAFPTYPEEKMEVRGRDLISGTPKTIEISSSEVRNALRTALNEIVFALKKALEQTPPELVADIIDRGIYLTGGGSLLKGLPDLLMEETNILMKVSENPRHCVVLGAGKILENIDKYQQVLTASSKTMVKRADFID, from the coding sequence ATGTTCCGGTTCCTAAAAGGGTTAATAAGTTTTTTGAAAAATGAGATCGCTATTGACCTTGGAACTTCCAGCACGCTGATTTACGTAAAGGGGAAAGGTGTAGTTCTGGATGAACCTTCAGTGGTTTCAATGGACCTTTATACTGGTAAAATTATTTCCTGTGGAATTGAAGCCAAAAAAATGCTTGGAAAAACACCAGAAACGGTTGTGGCAAAACGCCCTATGAAGGATGGTGTAATTGCAGATTTTGATATGGTTCAAGAAATGATCATATACTTCCTAAACAAGGTATTGGAAAAGAATATCTTAATCAGACCAGTGGTTTTAATCTCTGTACCTTCAGGAATTACTGATGTCGAAAGGCGCGCAGTGAGAGACGCAGCGCTACTTGCTGGTGTTCAAAAGGTTCACATGGTATCTGAACCTGTTGCAGCTGCAGTAGGTTTGGGACTCCCTATAGAAGAACCAGTGGGAAATATGGTAATAGATATAGGTGCTGGCACCACGGAGATTGCGGTAATTTCTCTTTCTGGAATCGTGGTAAATAAATCCATAAGAACTGCCGGAGATGAAATGGATGAAGCAATAGCAACATATATAAAGGAAAAATATAGAATTGCAATTGGAGAACAAACAGCAGAAGAAATAAAGATTAAACTTGGAAATGCTTTCCCTACATATCCAGAGGAGAAAATGGAAGTAAGGGGGAGAGACCTCATAAGCGGTACGCCTAAAACCATAGAAATCTCAAGCTCCGAGGTCAGAAACGCTCTAAGAACTGCTCTTAACGAAATCGTCTTTGCATTAAAGAAAGCCCTGGAACAGACACCTCCAGAACTGGTCGCTGATATAATAGACAGAGGAATTTACCTCACAGGGGGTGGATCTTTGCTTAAAGGACTCCCAGATCTTCTTATGGAAGAAACGAATATCCTCATGAAAGTTTCAGAAAATCCAAGACATTGTGTGGTGTTGGGAGCAGGGAAAATATTGGAAAACATAGACAAATACCAGCAAGTGTTAACTGCTTCTTCTAAAACAATGGTTAAAAGAGCGGATTTTATCGATTGA
- the rodA gene encoding rod shape-determining protein RodA: MKRNSVLITSALFLTAIGLLELYFINNSYFFSQLSKALIFTVFLFTISLFIRKEHILNYGHLIYYFSLILLIIVLIAGKGRVNRWINLGFMQLQPSEIAKLGLILALSKILSNTQRPLKIRLIKAFAYTLFPFILVMLQPDLGTALTFLFIAFLMSWISGLDPFLTRLLILTPITMIASAHLLSTTILFLTLLIFLLISKEVLYKKILTISFLTVVSLSTPFVWKKMLKPYQRYRLTAFLNPEKSKSREGWQIYQAKIAVGSGGIFGKGPGKGTQKGLAFLPAAHTDFMFTSIGEEFGFVGLIIIIVTFMAFLSFLLRKIELKEGQEKLILTGIFAYFFFHFSVNILSNLSLLPVVGIPLPFITYGGSHLLTEITAIFLVLKLED; the protein is encoded by the coding sequence GTGAAAAGAAATAGTGTCCTCATCACCAGCGCTTTATTTTTGACCGCTATAGGGCTTTTAGAGTTATATTTTATCAACAACTCCTACTTCTTTTCCCAACTTTCTAAGGCTTTAATCTTTACTGTCTTTCTTTTTACAATTTCTCTTTTCATTAGGAAGGAACACATTCTCAATTACGGACATTTGATATACTACTTTTCCTTAATTCTCTTGATAATCGTCTTAATAGCAGGTAAAGGAAGAGTTAACCGATGGATAAACCTTGGATTCATGCAACTCCAGCCCTCAGAAATCGCAAAGCTTGGCCTTATTTTAGCATTAAGTAAAATCCTCTCCAATACCCAAAGGCCCCTAAAAATCAGGTTGATTAAAGCCTTTGCATATACGTTATTTCCCTTTATTCTCGTGATGCTTCAACCAGATCTCGGGACCGCTCTAACTTTTCTCTTCATCGCCTTTCTTATGAGTTGGATATCAGGGCTTGACCCCTTTCTTACCAGACTTCTAATTCTAACCCCTATCACCATGATAGCCTCCGCTCATTTACTTTCAACAACTATCCTATTCTTAACTCTATTGATTTTTCTCTTAATTTCAAAAGAGGTGTTGTATAAAAAGATTTTAACTATCAGCTTTCTCACTGTTGTCAGTTTATCAACACCCTTTGTATGGAAAAAAATGTTAAAACCATATCAGAGATACAGGCTAACTGCTTTTCTAAACCCCGAAAAAAGTAAAAGCAGAGAAGGTTGGCAAATATACCAGGCAAAAATTGCCGTAGGCTCTGGCGGTATCTTTGGTAAAGGTCCCGGAAAAGGCACTCAAAAAGGCCTTGCATTTCTACCCGCTGCCCACACCGACTTCATGTTTACGAGCATTGGTGAGGAATTCGGTTTTGTAGGCCTTATTATTATAATTGTTACTTTTATGGCTTTTCTCAGTTTTTTACTTAGAAAAATAGAATTGAAAGAAGGCCAGGAAAAATTGATACTAACTGGCATTTTTGCTTACTTCTTTTTTCACTTTTCTGTCAATATCCTGTCAAATCTTTCCTTACTTCCAGTAGTTGGCATTCCGCTTCCCTTTATCACTTACGGCGGAAGCCATCTGCTTACTGAAATAACAGCAATATTCTTGGTTTTGAAACTGGAGGATTAA
- a CDS encoding YebC/PmpR family DNA-binding transcriptional regulator, whose amino-acid sequence MAGHSKWAQIKHKKAKVDAQRGKIFTKIIREITVAAKLGGGNPENNPRLRIAIEKAKEINMPWENIERAIKRGTGELEGVEYVETVFEGYGPEGVAFIVKVLTDNKNRTSGEIRHIFSKHGGHLGVPGSVAWQFTEKGIIYVDKDKVSEDAILEIALEAGAEDVKEEGDSFAIYCDPKDFEWVKNAFKERGIEISEADITMLPQSTVKIEDEKTAEKILKLMDALEENDDVQKVFANFDIPEDVLQTIAAKS is encoded by the coding sequence ATGGCTGGTCATTCCAAATGGGCTCAAATTAAACATAAAAAAGCAAAGGTTGATGCTCAGCGTGGAAAAATTTTTACGAAAATAATCAGGGAAATTACGGTTGCTGCGAAGCTTGGAGGTGGTAACCCAGAAAATAATCCACGTCTTCGTATTGCAATTGAAAAAGCTAAGGAAATAAATATGCCGTGGGAAAACATAGAAAGAGCTATTAAAAGAGGTACTGGAGAGCTTGAAGGAGTTGAGTACGTAGAGACTGTATTTGAAGGGTATGGTCCAGAAGGTGTTGCCTTCATAGTGAAAGTGCTTACCGATAACAAGAATAGAACCAGTGGAGAAATCAGGCATATTTTCTCCAAACACGGTGGTCATCTTGGGGTACCGGGAAGTGTTGCATGGCAGTTTACGGAGAAGGGGATAATTTACGTTGATAAGGATAAAGTTTCTGAAGATGCAATCTTGGAAATTGCACTGGAAGCAGGGGCAGAAGATGTAAAAGAAGAAGGAGATTCCTTTGCTATCTACTGTGATCCTAAGGATTTTGAATGGGTTAAGAATGCATTTAAAGAAAGGGGTATAGAGATTTCTGAAGCCGATATTACTATGCTTCCACAATCCACAGTAAAAATTGAGGATGAAAAAACCGCAGAAAAAATTCTGAAATTAATGGATGCCCTTGAGGAGAATGACGATGTTCAAAAGGTTTTTGCGAACTTTGATATACCTGAAGATGTGCTCCAGACTATAGCAGCGAAATCTTGA
- the mnmA gene encoding tRNA 2-thiouridine(34) synthase MnmA, with protein sequence MVPRVVALMSGGVDSTVAALTLKEQGYEVIGVTFNFNTRCGRVQDIEDAKKMAREIGIRHEVFDVSDYFKKEIIQYFLDEYKKGRTPNPCALCNKKVKLSLGIKIAKGFGCDFVATGHYARITRENGEVHLRKALWENKSQEYYLALIEKAHLEKLILPLGEMSKDEVREKAKKFGLEVHDKEESQDVCFVGKDYRVFLLKKGFEKKEGLIVDENGNVLGKHDGYYFFTIGQRRGIGVAMGKRFYVKEILPERNLVVVAPFERLYDNSFSVKDMNFLEEVVEGERLEVRVRYRGKMAECTLFPLSDGTYKVILSDKLFAITPGQVAVFYRGDMVVGGGIIDG encoded by the coding sequence ATGGTTCCCAGAGTTGTAGCTTTGATGAGTGGAGGAGTTGATTCTACTGTTGCAGCTCTGACTTTAAAGGAACAGGGATATGAAGTAATAGGTGTCACTTTCAATTTTAATACCAGGTGTGGGAGGGTTCAAGATATTGAGGATGCTAAAAAGATGGCGAGAGAGATCGGCATAAGGCACGAGGTGTTTGATGTTTCTGATTACTTTAAAAAAGAAATTATCCAATATTTCTTGGATGAATACAAAAAAGGGCGTACTCCCAATCCTTGTGCCCTTTGCAATAAGAAGGTTAAATTGAGCTTGGGAATAAAGATTGCTAAAGGGTTTGGGTGTGATTTTGTTGCTACAGGTCATTATGCGAGGATAACGCGAGAAAATGGAGAAGTTCATTTGAGAAAGGCTCTGTGGGAAAACAAATCGCAGGAATATTATCTTGCTTTGATTGAAAAAGCACATCTTGAGAAATTGATCCTTCCCCTTGGTGAGATGTCAAAGGATGAGGTGAGAGAAAAGGCAAAAAAGTTTGGGCTTGAAGTTCATGACAAAGAAGAGAGTCAGGATGTTTGTTTTGTGGGGAAGGATTATAGGGTATTTCTTCTAAAAAAGGGCTTTGAAAAGAAAGAAGGCTTGATAGTTGACGAAAATGGCAATGTTCTGGGAAAGCACGACGGCTATTATTTCTTTACCATTGGTCAAAGAAGAGGAATTGGAGTAGCAATGGGCAAAAGGTTTTATGTAAAAGAAATCCTTCCTGAAAGAAATCTTGTTGTTGTTGCTCCCTTTGAAAGATTGTACGACAACAGTTTTTCCGTTAAAGATATGAATTTTTTGGAAGAAGTAGTAGAGGGAGAGCGGTTAGAAGTGAGAGTGAGATATAGGGGTAAAATGGCTGAGTGCACCCTCTTTCCTTTATCCGATGGTACTTATAAGGTTATTCTTAGTGATAAGCTTTTTGCAATTACTCCTGGACAGGTTGCGGTGTTTTACCGGGGAGATATGGTCGTAGGTGGGGGTATAATTGATGGCTGA
- the ruvA gene encoding Holliday junction branch migration protein RuvA has protein sequence MLYALEGKVVEKRDVHVFLNVNGLVFDILVAPSFAEELIVGAVNFIYVSMVVFEESVVLYGFKTSEEREIFSYLIKLQGIGPNLVFRIMSALSVEELKDCLEKGDVNRLSQIKGVGTKRAERIIFEAQGITIKTGERKVEESVRSKAISALMSLGLREQDATSLVDKAIKSIGKPVNLEELIKAALGGGGENN, from the coding sequence ATGCTTTACGCCTTAGAAGGTAAAGTAGTTGAGAAAAGGGATGTGCATGTTTTTCTCAACGTTAATGGCCTTGTCTTTGATATTCTTGTTGCTCCCTCCTTTGCGGAAGAGCTGATAGTTGGAGCTGTTAATTTTATTTACGTCAGCATGGTGGTTTTTGAGGAGAGTGTTGTCTTGTATGGTTTCAAAACTTCTGAGGAGCGCGAGATTTTTAGTTATCTCATCAAATTGCAAGGCATTGGACCAAATCTGGTTTTCCGAATAATGTCGGCATTGAGTGTAGAGGAGTTGAAAGACTGTTTGGAAAAGGGTGATGTTAATAGATTATCGCAAATAAAAGGTGTTGGAACTAAGAGAGCTGAACGTATAATCTTTGAGGCCCAAGGGATTACTATTAAAACTGGAGAAAGAAAAGTTGAAGAGTCGGTAAGGTCAAAAGCGATCTCTGCCCTTATGTCCCTCGGATTGAGGGAACAGGACGCTACAAGTTTGGTAGATAAAGCAATAAAGAGTATCGGAAAACCTGTTAACCTTGAAGAGCTTATAAAAGCTGCATTGGGAGGTGGCGGTGAGAATAACTGA
- the ruvB gene encoding Holliday junction branch migration DNA helicase RuvB encodes MRITDPKGVFDEDRELDKTLRPLSFEEFIGQEKIKENLKIFVKAANLRNEQLDHVLLLGPPGLGKTTLAYIIANEMGVNIKTTSGPIIERPIDLVGILTSLKERDVLFIDEIHRLPRAVEEYLYSAMEDFKIDIVLDKGPKAESVRIDIAPFTLIGATTRVGLLTSPLISRFGMSFRLDYYSVQELYKIILRSAKLLKVEVSDEGALEIARRARGTPRVANRLLRRVRDYAEVKSNGIIDKEIAIYALNNLDVDEKGLDEMDKKILKTIIEKFNGGPVGIKTLSHAVSEDPGTIEEVYEPFLLREGFLKRTTRGRVATPLAYEHLGYDTKNYNLELFKEWEVRNED; translated from the coding sequence GTGAGAATAACTGATCCTAAAGGGGTTTTTGACGAAGACAGAGAACTGGATAAAACTCTGAGGCCTCTTTCTTTTGAAGAGTTTATAGGGCAGGAAAAAATTAAAGAAAATTTGAAAATTTTCGTAAAGGCTGCAAATTTGCGAAATGAGCAGTTGGATCATGTGTTGCTTCTCGGCCCGCCCGGTCTTGGTAAAACAACTCTGGCTTATATTATTGCAAATGAGATGGGAGTTAACATTAAAACCACATCAGGCCCTATTATTGAAAGGCCTATTGACCTTGTCGGAATCTTAACCTCTCTTAAGGAAAGGGATGTGCTTTTTATCGATGAGATACACAGACTTCCCCGAGCGGTTGAAGAGTACCTTTATTCGGCGATGGAAGACTTTAAAATTGATATAGTTCTCGATAAGGGCCCCAAAGCAGAATCTGTGAGAATAGATATCGCTCCATTTACATTAATTGGTGCAACAACCAGGGTTGGATTGTTAACGTCTCCCTTAATATCGCGTTTTGGAATGTCTTTCAGACTTGATTATTACAGCGTTCAGGAACTTTATAAAATAATTCTTCGATCGGCTAAATTGTTGAAAGTGGAGGTTAGCGATGAAGGCGCGTTGGAGATTGCAAGAAGGGCAAGGGGAACTCCGAGGGTCGCCAACCGCCTTCTTAGAAGGGTAAGGGATTACGCAGAAGTAAAATCTAACGGGATTATAGATAAAGAGATTGCGATCTATGCTTTGAACAATTTAGATGTGGACGAAAAAGGCCTCGATGAAATGGACAAGAAGATTTTGAAAACAATTATAGAGAAATTTAATGGTGGACCAGTCGGGATAAAAACTCTTTCCCATGCGGTTTCGGAAGACCCTGGCACTATTGAAGAGGTTTATGAACCCTTCCTTTTAAGGGAAGGTTTTCTGAAAAGAACTACGAGGGGTAGAGTAGCAACCCCTCTGGCTTACGAACATTTGGGTTATGATACAAAAAACTATAACTTGGAACTATTTAAAGAATGGGAGGTTCGCAATGAAGATTAA
- the pncA gene encoding bifunctional nicotinamidase/pyrazinamidase — protein MKIKLREKDALIIVDLQNDFCPGGALAVPDGDKIVPVLNAYIERFSSGRSLIVATRDWHPESHISFVEQGGIWPKHCVQNTKGAEFHPDLKLPQDAIIVSKATEPEKEAYSGFDGTGLEKLLRGRGITRLFIGGLATDYCVKATVLDALRFGFCVFLLLDAVKGVNVQPEDSERAIIEMLEKGAIGIVFEEIK, from the coding sequence ATGAAGATTAAGTTAAGAGAAAAAGATGCATTGATTATCGTTGACTTGCAAAATGATTTCTGTCCTGGGGGTGCTCTGGCTGTTCCTGATGGAGATAAGATTGTCCCGGTTTTGAATGCGTATATAGAGCGTTTTTCATCGGGTAGATCGTTGATAGTAGCCACAAGGGATTGGCATCCTGAAAGCCACATTTCCTTCGTGGAGCAGGGCGGCATATGGCCTAAACACTGTGTTCAGAATACTAAGGGGGCTGAATTTCACCCTGATTTGAAATTGCCCCAGGATGCAATAATAGTATCTAAGGCGACAGAACCTGAGAAAGAGGCTTATTCTGGGTTTGATGGGACTGGCCTGGAGAAACTTTTAAGGGGAAGAGGAATAACCCGGCTTTTTATTGGTGGACTCGCAACGGATTACTGTGTAAAGGCTACTGTTCTTGATGCATTAAGATTTGGATTTTGTGTATTTTTGCTTCTTGACGCGGTGAAGGGTGTGAATGTACAGCCAGAAGATTCGGAAAGAGCGATTATTGAGATGCTTGAAAAAGGAGCTATTGGAATAGTTTTTGAAGAGATCAAGTAA